A stretch of Ectothiorhodospiraceae bacterium BW-2 DNA encodes these proteins:
- a CDS encoding phosphoribosylanthranilate isomerase codes for MNHVWDLSVHYTRIKLCEFESLDAAYEASFIGADFLGFHIFSDQDYLAKAEKFKHIFSYLPANICKTLLTDLTGDTLLDILSTLKAADAIQAYAPISRQEITKLREKMGGDFKIIKLMSEKSEENQMSDDEFIRYYDDVVDAFLLDSAWIGGTGKTGNWQHCAEIVRKCQSPVFLAGGLNPDNIHRAIETVKPFGVDVENGVSDRMSDGLRVKNMLKCRLFIEKTKEADWLLHEGCR; via the coding sequence ATGAATCATGTATGGGATCTTAGCGTACACTATACCCGCATTAAATTATGTGAATTTGAATCTTTAGACGCCGCCTATGAGGCTTCATTTATTGGTGCGGATTTTCTAGGTTTTCATATTTTTAGTGATCAAGATTATCTGGCTAAAGCAGAAAAATTCAAACATATTTTTTCTTATCTTCCAGCGAACATTTGTAAAACACTACTGACAGATTTAACTGGCGATACATTGCTTGATATTCTCTCTACATTGAAAGCAGCTGATGCCATTCAAGCCTATGCACCTATTTCTCGTCAGGAAATAACTAAACTACGAGAAAAAATGGGGGGGGATTTTAAAATTATTAAATTAATGTCAGAAAAGTCTGAAGAAAATCAGATGAGTGACGATGAGTTTATTCGCTACTACGATGATGTGGTAGATGCTTTTCTGTTAGATAGTGCTTGGATAGGCGGAACGGGGAAAACCGGTAATTGGCAACATTGCGCGGAAATCGTGCGCAAGTGCCAATCTCCGGTTTTTTTAGCAGGAGGCTTGAATCCAGACAATATTCACCGTGCAATTGAAACGGTCAAACCGTTTGGTGTTGATGTAGAAAATGGTGTGAGCGACAGAATGTCGGACGGCTTAAGAGTCAAAAATATGCTCAAATGCCGCTTATTCATTGAAAAAACAAAAGAAGCCGACTGGCTATTGCACGAAGGATGTAGATAG
- the der gene encoding ribosome biogenesis GTPase Der: MVPLIALVGRPNVGKSTLFNALTRRRDALVANFPGLTRDRQYGHGVVGESPYRLIDTGGLTGSGESIDALMERQALQAVEEADAVLFLVDGREGVSAADEAIAKVLRQFGKPLWLVVNKTDRVDTEVALVEFYQLGLGEPIPIAAVHNRGVRSLMTQVLQHEALQLESGEARDDPEGGIKVAVVGRPNVGKSTLINRILGELRVVVFDMPGTTRDTIYIPFERDGQHYTLIDTAGVRRRARVKQTVEKFSVIKTLQAIDDAHVVVMLLDAHESISEQDAHLLGYVLEAGRALVVAVNKWDGLESDARQQIRDQLTLKLPFLSFAKCHFISALHGSGVGDLFGSICQAYNAALRDLATPRLTELLQSFVAAHPPPLVNGRRIKLRYAHQGGRNPPVIVIHGNQTAALPESYRRYLENSYREALHLQGTPVSIELKQGENPYANKPNRLTPRQQRTRQRLVQHIKKSDKRRKGR; the protein is encoded by the coding sequence ATGGTGCCTCTGATTGCCCTTGTTGGCCGACCGAATGTTGGTAAATCGACCCTGTTTAACGCGCTAACTCGTCGCCGTGACGCGCTGGTGGCCAACTTTCCTGGTCTGACTCGTGACCGTCAATATGGTCATGGTGTGGTGGGGGAGAGCCCCTATCGCTTGATCGATACCGGTGGTTTAACCGGCTCGGGGGAGAGTATCGACGCGCTGATGGAGCGCCAAGCGCTGCAAGCGGTGGAGGAGGCCGATGCGGTACTGTTTTTAGTCGATGGCCGTGAAGGGGTATCGGCAGCCGATGAGGCGATTGCCAAGGTGTTGCGCCAATTTGGTAAACCGCTCTGGTTAGTGGTGAATAAAACGGATCGAGTCGATACCGAGGTGGCGTTGGTCGAATTTTATCAGTTAGGGTTGGGCGAGCCGATTCCGATCGCAGCCGTGCATAACCGCGGTGTGCGTTCGCTAATGACGCAGGTGCTACAGCATGAGGCGCTGCAACTTGAGAGTGGTGAGGCGCGTGATGATCCCGAGGGGGGGATTAAGGTGGCGGTGGTTGGTCGGCCGAATGTCGGTAAATCGACGCTCATTAATCGTATTCTAGGGGAGCTACGGGTGGTGGTATTCGATATGCCAGGCACCACTCGTGATACTATCTATATTCCGTTTGAACGCGATGGTCAGCACTATACCCTCATCGATACCGCCGGCGTGCGGCGACGGGCGCGGGTAAAGCAGACGGTTGAGAAGTTTAGCGTAATCAAGACGCTACAGGCGATTGATGATGCCCACGTGGTGGTAATGCTGCTCGATGCGCACGAGTCGATTAGCGAACAGGATGCCCATCTGCTCGGTTATGTGCTAGAGGCAGGGCGGGCGCTGGTGGTGGCGGTAAATAAGTGGGATGGCTTAGAGAGCGATGCTAGGCAGCAGATTCGAGATCAGTTGACGCTAAAGCTCCCCTTTCTCTCCTTTGCTAAATGTCACTTTATCTCAGCGCTACATGGGAGTGGGGTGGGTGATCTATTTGGCTCGATCTGTCAGGCCTATAACGCCGCCTTGCGTGATCTGGCCACCCCGCGACTCACGGAGCTGCTGCAGAGCTTTGTCGCCGCCCATCCGCCGCCGCTGGTGAATGGACGCCGGATTAAGCTCCGCTATGCCCATCAGGGGGGACGAAACCCTCCGGTCATTGTGATTCACGGTAATCAGACCGCAGCACTGCCGGAGAGCTATCGCCGCTATCTGGAGAATAGCTATCGTGAGGCGTTGCACCTACAGGGGACGCCAGTGTCGATTGAGTTAAAACAGGGGGAGAACCCCTACGCTAATAAGCCAAATCGACTCACCCCACGGCAGCAACGGACTCGGCAACGGCTGGTGCAACACATCAAAAAGAGTGACAAACGGCGCAAGGGGCGTTAA
- a CDS encoding flavodoxin-dependent (E)-4-hydroxy-3-methylbut-2-enyl-diphosphate synthase, with protein sequence MVRSHSWIKRRQSRKIYVGSVAVGGDAPISVQSMTNTETCDIEATVAQVERLREAGADMVRISVPSAEAADAFGKIRAQVATLPLIADIHFDHTIALRVLKHGVDCLRINPGNIGREERVRAVIESARDRNVPIRIGVNAGSLERELQKKYGEPTPEAMVESALRHIDILDRLNFANFKVSLKASDIFMTVLAYRQLAGQIEQPLHLGITEAGGLRSGTIKSAVGLGVLLSEGIGDTIRISLAADPVEEVKVGFELLKALQLRQKGINLIACPSCSRQNFDVIATVNALEQRLEDIQQPLDVAVIGCVVNGPGEAKEVAVGLTGGQPNLLYVGGEPHSKVSNEALLDRLESQIRQQLQQG encoded by the coding sequence GTGGTTCGTTCACATAGCTGGATAAAGCGGCGCCAGAGCCGCAAAATCTATGTCGGTTCGGTTGCCGTCGGTGGTGATGCGCCGATTAGTGTGCAGAGTATGACCAACACTGAGACCTGCGATATTGAGGCGACGGTGGCTCAAGTCGAAAGGTTGCGTGAGGCGGGGGCCGATATGGTGCGTATCTCGGTACCGAGTGCCGAGGCGGCCGATGCGTTTGGTAAAATTCGGGCACAAGTTGCGACGCTGCCGCTGATTGCCGATATCCATTTTGATCACACGATTGCCCTGCGGGTGCTAAAGCATGGGGTGGACTGTTTGCGCATTAATCCGGGTAACATCGGTCGAGAGGAGCGAGTGCGGGCGGTTATCGAGTCGGCGCGGGATCGGAATGTGCCGATTCGGATCGGTGTGAATGCCGGTTCGTTAGAGAGAGAGCTACAGAAAAAGTATGGCGAGCCGACCCCCGAGGCGATGGTTGAGTCGGCGCTGCGCCATATCGATATTCTCGATAGGCTTAACTTTGCCAATTTTAAGGTGAGTTTAAAGGCCTCAGATATCTTTATGACGGTGTTAGCCTATCGTCAGCTCGCCGGGCAGATTGAGCAGCCACTCCATCTAGGGATTACTGAGGCCGGTGGTTTGCGTTCTGGCACGATAAAGTCGGCGGTGGGGCTAGGAGTCCTGCTTTCAGAGGGGATTGGCGATACGATTCGTATCTCCCTTGCAGCCGATCCGGTGGAGGAGGTGAAGGTCGGCTTTGAACTGCTTAAAGCGCTACAGTTACGCCAAAAAGGGATTAATCTTATCGCCTGCCCCTCCTGTTCGCGGCAAAATTTTGATGTCATTGCGACAGTGAATGCCCTAGAGCAGCGGTTAGAGGATATTCAGCAGCCGCTCGATGTGGCCGTTATCGGCTGTGTGGTGAACGGCCCGGGGGAGGCGAAAGAGGTGGCAGTGGGTCTCACGGGGGGGCAGCCTAATCTGCTCTATGTGGGGGGGGAGCCGCACAGTAAGGTTAGCAATGAGGCGCTGCTCGATAGGCTTGAGAGCCAGATTCGACAGCAGTTACAGCAGGGATAA
- a CDS encoding amidinotransferase: MSDNAQTTSACPVNSYTEWDPLEEVIVGRLENAVFSSWNVINDHTVAPGEWEKLTARTAGAGRPYPQHLIDGAQKELDEFIHILEAEGVTVRRPDIVDYTRPYASPDWHMAHGFCAANPRDPFIVIGNEIIETPMADRGRYFEAWAYRSLFKEYLKAGARWSAAPKPQLTDALYKTDHRFPEAGEPMGYVLTEFEPVFDAADFVRCGRDLFVQRSHVTNDLGILWLERHLGSDYNIHVLETCNPEAIHIDTTFMPLAPGKVVVSQDYIDVKKLPDILKTWDILVAPEPVPNKDPIQAVSKWIAINILMLDEERVIVAKNQQPLIKAFKNWGLKPIPCAFDNYYPFLGGFHCATLDIRRRGGLMSYF, translated from the coding sequence ATGAGTGATAATGCACAAACAACATCCGCATGCCCGGTAAATTCTTATACTGAATGGGATCCCTTAGAAGAAGTCATTGTCGGCAGATTGGAAAATGCTGTATTTTCTTCCTGGAATGTTATCAATGATCACACGGTTGCGCCCGGTGAATGGGAAAAACTGACCGCCAGAACTGCGGGTGCTGGCAGGCCTTATCCGCAGCACTTAATTGATGGCGCTCAAAAAGAACTGGATGAATTCATTCATATTTTGGAAGCAGAAGGCGTAACGGTACGCCGACCGGATATTGTCGATTACACGCGACCCTACGCCTCACCGGATTGGCACATGGCGCATGGTTTTTGTGCCGCCAACCCACGAGATCCTTTCATCGTGATTGGTAACGAAATCATTGAAACACCTATGGCGGATCGAGGACGCTATTTCGAAGCCTGGGCGTATCGCTCTCTGTTTAAAGAATATCTCAAAGCTGGCGCACGTTGGAGCGCAGCTCCCAAACCTCAACTCACGGATGCTTTATACAAAACCGATCATCGTTTTCCTGAAGCCGGAGAACCAATGGGTTACGTACTTACTGAATTTGAACCGGTATTCGACGCTGCGGATTTCGTGCGTTGTGGACGGGACTTGTTTGTGCAACGTAGCCATGTCACTAATGATTTAGGTATTCTGTGGTTGGAGCGTCACTTAGGTAGTGATTACAACATCCATGTGCTAGAAACCTGCAATCCTGAAGCTATTCATATCGACACGACCTTTATGCCCTTGGCCCCCGGCAAAGTAGTGGTTAGTCAGGATTATATCGACGTAAAAAAATTGCCTGATATCTTGAAAACTTGGGATATTCTAGTAGCCCCTGAGCCTGTCCCCAATAAAGATCCCATTCAAGCAGTGAGTAAGTGGATTGCTATCAATATATTGATGCTGGATGAAGAGCGCGTTATTGTCGCTAAAAATCAACAGCCGCTCATTAAGGCTTTCAAGAATTGGGGATTAAAGCCTATTCCATGTGCTTTTGATAATTATTATCCGTTTCTAGGCGGTTTTCATTGTGCAACCTTAGATATTCGTCGTCGTGGTGGATTAATGTCTTATTTCTGA
- a CDS encoding L-aspartate oxidase, with amino-acid sequence MNNSFDVLIIGSGAAGLTLALSLARQCRVLVLAKGDLAEGSTLYAQGGIAAVDHPADSVASHIEDTLIAGAGLSDPVAVHYVAEQGRQALQELIDLGVPFTRTAQEFHLTREGGHSHRRIFHAADATGYAIETTLLQQAKACPQIELRSQMIAIDLMTAQKLGGSDNRVLGCYVYNRLTDRVELFGARFVVLATGGASKVYLYTSNPDLSTGDGIAMAWRAGCRVANMEFNQFHPTCLYHPKAKSFLITEALRGEGALLKLPDGERFMDRFDPRAELAPRDIVARAIDHEMKRLGVSHLYLDISHQRDDFILSHFPTIYQRCLELGIDITRDPIPIVPAAHYTCGGVVTDLSAETDITNLFAIGETAFTGLHGANRMASNSLLECVVFAHSAAKTIMTRLDRVAPISTLPEWDESRVIDSDEAVVVSHNWAELRRFMWDYVGIVRTSKRLQRAKNRVDLLLNEIDEYYSHFRVNSDLIELRNLTLVADLIIRCALMRKESRGLHYTLDYPKTLPQAKNTVLQQPPAE; translated from the coding sequence ATGAATAATAGTTTTGATGTATTAATTATTGGCAGCGGCGCTGCCGGTCTGACGCTTGCGCTCTCCCTCGCGCGACAGTGCCGAGTTTTAGTACTAGCTAAAGGGGATCTGGCCGAAGGCTCGACCCTCTACGCTCAAGGGGGAATTGCAGCGGTTGATCACCCCGCCGATTCGGTCGCATCCCACATTGAAGATACACTCATCGCCGGTGCCGGATTGAGCGATCCGGTAGCAGTCCACTATGTTGCCGAACAGGGACGACAGGCACTACAGGAGTTAATCGATCTTGGAGTCCCCTTTACCCGTACTGCACAGGAGTTCCACCTAACCCGTGAGGGGGGGCATAGCCATCGACGCATCTTTCACGCCGCCGATGCCACCGGCTACGCCATAGAGACCACCCTGTTACAGCAAGCGAAAGCGTGCCCCCAAATCGAACTGCGCAGCCAGATGATTGCCATCGATCTAATGACAGCACAGAAGCTAGGGGGCAGTGACAATCGGGTACTAGGCTGCTATGTCTATAACCGCCTTACCGATCGAGTAGAGCTCTTTGGTGCCCGCTTCGTCGTCCTAGCCACTGGCGGCGCGAGCAAAGTCTATCTCTATACTAGCAACCCCGATCTCTCCACCGGAGATGGTATCGCCATGGCATGGCGTGCCGGCTGCCGGGTCGCTAACATGGAGTTTAATCAATTCCACCCCACCTGCCTCTACCACCCTAAAGCAAAATCGTTCCTAATTACCGAAGCGCTGCGCGGTGAAGGAGCACTACTAAAGCTCCCTGATGGGGAGCGCTTTATGGATCGCTTTGATCCACGAGCGGAGCTCGCGCCAAGAGATATTGTCGCTCGCGCAATCGACCACGAAATGAAACGGCTTGGAGTCTCCCACCTCTACCTCGATATCAGCCATCAACGAGACGACTTTATTCTCAGCCACTTTCCTACGATCTATCAGCGCTGCCTAGAACTTGGGATCGATATTACCCGTGATCCGATCCCAATCGTTCCTGCGGCACACTATACTTGCGGTGGCGTGGTGACCGATTTGAGCGCCGAAACCGACATTACCAACCTGTTTGCCATTGGCGAGACCGCCTTTACCGGCCTACACGGCGCTAACCGCATGGCCAGCAACTCGCTACTAGAGTGCGTCGTCTTTGCCCACAGCGCCGCCAAAACGATTATGACGCGCCTAGATAGGGTCGCGCCGATCTCCACCCTGCCCGAATGGGACGAGAGCCGCGTTATCGACTCAGATGAAGCGGTGGTAGTTTCACACAACTGGGCCGAACTACGGCGATTTATGTGGGATTATGTTGGGATTGTTCGTACCAGCAAGCGGCTACAGCGAGCCAAAAATCGGGTCGATCTGTTACTAAACGAAATAGATGAGTACTATAGCCACTTTAGAGTCAATAGCGACTTAATTGAGCTGCGAAACTTAACCTTAGTTGCCGATCTGATTATTCGCTGCGCCCTAATGCGCAAGGAGAGCCGTGGCCTACACTACACCCTCGACTATCCAAAAACACTACCACAGGCCAAAAACACCGTTTTACAACAGCCGCCCGCAGAGTAG
- a CDS encoding DegQ family serine endoprotease, which translates to MKRQHYFSFLLSCGVMLLLVALPLSALPAVGLPNFTELVEQNSPAVVNISTHQRVKRSGVELFQIPNEYKGTPWDDLLKRFFGDNFNFHPQPDGHGDGFESQSLGSGFIIDEQGFVLTNNHVVENADTILVRLSDRRELEAEVIGTDPQTDLALLKINADNLPVVKFGDSTDLKVGEWVMAIGSPFGFDHSVSVGVVSALGRSLPSENYVPFIQTDVAINPGNSGGPLFNLSGEVVGINSQIYSRTGGFMGLSFAIPVDVAQNVVKQLKENGSVARGWLGVLIQDVTRELAESFGMDRPQGALVAQILDGSPAAEAGLEVGDIILAYNGTELQRSSDLPPLVGKTRIGKRAELKLLRNGKEMALKVEIGELPQQGANASRSRVAPKPPAPKGEVARVGLVVAEVSPQQRKQLNIESGGVIVEKAEGVALSAGLRQGDVITQFNNRQVKGVESFMELVGDVAAGRSVPVLVVRQSGPRFLALKVAE; encoded by the coding sequence ATGAAACGACAACACTACTTTTCGTTTTTGCTTAGTTGCGGGGTGATGTTGCTACTGGTGGCGCTGCCGCTATCGGCGCTTCCGGCTGTAGGGCTACCTAACTTTACCGAACTGGTCGAGCAGAACAGCCCTGCGGTGGTCAATATCAGTACCCACCAGAGGGTGAAACGCTCAGGGGTGGAGCTATTTCAGATCCCGAATGAGTATAAGGGGACGCCTTGGGATGATCTGCTCAAGCGTTTTTTTGGGGATAACTTCAATTTTCATCCTCAGCCCGATGGTCACGGCGATGGCTTTGAGTCGCAGTCGCTCGGTTCGGGGTTTATTATCGATGAGCAGGGTTTCGTGTTGACAAATAACCATGTGGTCGAGAATGCCGATACGATTTTAGTCCGTTTAAGCGATCGGCGCGAGCTGGAGGCGGAGGTGATCGGAACCGATCCGCAGACTGATTTGGCGCTACTAAAGATTAATGCCGATAATCTGCCAGTGGTTAAGTTTGGTGATAGTACCGACTTGAAAGTGGGCGAGTGGGTGATGGCTATCGGCTCCCCCTTTGGTTTTGATCACTCGGTCTCCGTCGGTGTGGTGAGCGCTTTAGGGCGTAGCCTGCCCTCTGAAAACTATGTACCGTTCATTCAGACTGATGTGGCGATTAATCCCGGTAACTCGGGTGGGCCGCTGTTTAATCTTAGCGGCGAGGTGGTGGGGATTAACTCCCAAATCTACAGCCGTACTGGTGGATTTATGGGGTTGTCGTTCGCGATTCCGGTCGATGTGGCGCAAAATGTGGTCAAGCAGCTCAAAGAGAACGGCTCTGTGGCGCGTGGTTGGCTCGGTGTGCTGATTCAGGATGTAACCCGCGAGCTGGCTGAATCGTTTGGTATGGATCGCCCTCAGGGGGCGCTGGTAGCCCAAATACTGGATGGCTCGCCGGCTGCTGAAGCGGGTCTTGAGGTGGGCGATATTATCCTTGCCTATAATGGTACTGAACTACAGCGCTCTTCCGATCTACCGCCACTGGTCGGTAAAACTCGGATCGGTAAGAGGGCCGAATTAAAACTGCTGCGCAACGGCAAAGAGATGGCTTTAAAGGTTGAGATAGGCGAGCTACCCCAACAGGGGGCGAACGCTAGTCGCAGCCGTGTGGCACCTAAACCACCGGCTCCGAAAGGGGAGGTTGCCAGAGTCGGTTTAGTGGTAGCCGAGGTGAGCCCGCAACAGCGCAAACAGCTCAATATTGAGAGTGGCGGTGTGATCGTAGAGAAGGCTGAAGGGGTTGCCTTGAGTGCTGGTCTGCGTCAGGGAGATGTGATTACCCAGTTTAATAATCGCCAAGTGAAGGGGGTCGAGTCGTTTATGGAGCTAGTGGGTGATGTGGCTGCGGGTCGCTCTGTTCCGGTTCTGGTTGTTCGTCAAAGTGGTCCACGCTTTTTAGCATTGAAAGTAGCTGAATAG
- a CDS encoding triose-phosphate isomerase, whose protein sequence is MRTPLVAGNWKMNGSLASVGALLEGIKQGIAEVNCAEVAVCAPFVYLPQLQQQLQGSVIAWGAQNMSQHEKGAYTGEISAAMLQDFGCRYVIVGHSERRSYYGESDALVAEKFAAVRAAAMVPILCIGETLEEREANITNDVVTRQLEAVLEREGVAALADAVIAYEPVWAIGTGKTASPAQAQEVHASIRQRLAEQDSAVAAKIRILYGGSMNAANAAELLAQNDIDGGLIGGASLKADDFLTIARAANR, encoded by the coding sequence ATGCGTACCCCACTGGTAGCAGGAAATTGGAAAATGAATGGCTCTTTAGCATCGGTTGGAGCGCTGCTAGAGGGTATCAAGCAGGGAATCGCTGAGGTCAATTGTGCTGAAGTGGCTGTCTGTGCACCGTTTGTCTATCTGCCACAGCTACAGCAGCAGCTACAGGGGAGTGTGATCGCTTGGGGGGCTCAAAATATGAGCCAGCACGAGAAGGGGGCCTATACTGGCGAGATATCGGCCGCCATGTTGCAAGATTTCGGCTGTCGCTATGTGATTGTTGGCCACTCTGAGCGCCGCAGTTACTATGGTGAGAGCGATGCGTTGGTGGCAGAGAAGTTCGCCGCAGTTCGTGCGGCCGCCATGGTGCCGATCCTCTGCATCGGTGAGACACTAGAGGAGCGCGAGGCTAACATCACTAACGATGTGGTGACTAGGCAGCTAGAGGCGGTGCTTGAGCGTGAGGGGGTGGCGGCACTGGCTGATGCAGTCATCGCCTACGAGCCGGTTTGGGCTATCGGCACCGGTAAAACTGCCTCTCCGGCGCAGGCTCAGGAGGTGCACGCCTCTATTCGTCAGCGCCTTGCCGAGCAAGATAGTGCGGTCGCCGCCAAGATCCGAATCCTTTATGGTGGTAGTATGAACGCCGCTAATGCCGCAGAGCTGCTAGCTCAAAACGATATTGATGGCGGACTTATCGGTGGTGCATCGCTCAAGGCTGACGATTTTCTGACCATCGCTCGCGCTGCTAATCGATAG
- a CDS encoding histidine--tRNA ligase translates to MTKPIQAIRGMNDTLPQQSGRWQQLEAILQQLLQRYGYQEIRTPVVEMSELFKRSIGEVTDIVEKEMYSFTDRNGDSLTLRPEGTASVVRAMMQHGLLVNQVQRLWYRGPMFRHERPQKGRYRQFHQLGVEVFGLLGPDIDAELIAMSSRLWRELGLQERVTLQLNSLGSREARGAYRQQLIDYFSDHASELDEDSQRRLQSNPLRILDSKNPAMKALIAAAPRLLDSLDSESAEHFAQLGELLHQSGVAYQINPCLVRGLDYYGKTVFEWVTDSLGAQGTVCAGGRYDGLVEQLGGRAVAAVGFAIGLERLLALIDEAGQLPEPPPLDLYLVLMGEAAQRQGVALAEQLRDAVPTLRLQLHCGGGSVKSQFKKADRSGARWALIVGDEELARGELALKPLQESGEQQQLTLSAVVSWLQSQLA, encoded by the coding sequence ATGACCAAACCGATTCAGGCCATTCGTGGCATGAACGATACTCTACCGCAGCAGAGTGGTCGCTGGCAGCAGCTAGAGGCGATCTTGCAGCAGCTATTGCAGCGCTACGGCTATCAGGAGATTCGCACGCCGGTGGTGGAGATGAGTGAGCTATTTAAACGCTCCATCGGCGAGGTGACCGATATTGTCGAAAAGGAGATGTACTCGTTTACAGATCGTAACGGCGATAGCCTAACCTTACGACCGGAGGGGACGGCTAGTGTCGTGCGGGCGATGATGCAGCATGGTCTGTTGGTCAATCAGGTGCAGCGGCTCTGGTATCGGGGGCCGATGTTTCGCCATGAGCGACCACAGAAGGGCCGCTATCGCCAATTTCATCAGCTAGGCGTGGAGGTGTTTGGGCTGTTAGGTCCCGATATCGATGCCGAATTGATCGCCATGAGCAGTCGCTTGTGGCGAGAGTTAGGGTTGCAAGAGAGGGTCACTTTGCAACTTAACTCACTCGGCAGTCGTGAGGCGCGAGGGGCCTATCGTCAGCAGCTAATCGACTACTTTAGTGATCACGCTAGCGAGTTAGATGAGGATAGCCAGCGCCGTTTACAGAGCAACCCGTTACGAATTTTAGATAGTAAAAATCCAGCAATGAAGGCTCTCATTGCCGCCGCACCGCGCTTGCTCGACTCTCTCGATAGCGAATCGGCGGAGCACTTCGCGCAGCTAGGTGAGTTGCTGCACCAAAGCGGCGTTGCCTACCAAATTAACCCCTGTCTAGTGCGGGGGTTGGACTACTATGGTAAAACGGTGTTTGAGTGGGTGACCGACTCTTTAGGTGCCCAAGGCACGGTCTGTGCGGGTGGGCGCTACGATGGCTTAGTGGAGCAGCTCGGCGGTAGAGCGGTGGCGGCAGTCGGTTTTGCCATCGGGCTGGAGCGGTTGCTGGCGCTGATTGATGAGGCCGGTCAGCTCCCTGAGCCGCCGCCGCTCGATCTCTACCTTGTTTTGATGGGGGAGGCGGCGCAGCGCCAAGGGGTCGCACTCGCCGAACAGCTGCGTGATGCGGTGCCGACGCTGCGGTTACAGCTCCATTGCGGCGGCGGTAGTGTTAAGAGCCAGTTTAAAAAGGCGGATCGTAGTGGTGCCCGCTGGGCGCTCATCGTCGGTGATGAGGAGCTAGCGCGAGGTGAGCTGGCGCTTAAACCGCTACAGGAGTCGGGCGAACAGCAGCAGTTAACGCTGTCGGCGGTGGTGTCGTGGCTACAGTCGCAGTTGGCTTAG
- the secG gene encoding preprotein translocase subunit SecG — protein sequence MQSVILVIHILAACGLVAFVLLQQGKGAEMGAAFGSGASSTVFGSQGSASFLTRTTAILATVFFITSLTLAYFSTGSKERESVVDRVSDTPTVVERRVEDLPVTPTVEGKEGDMPPALPAADDSQPAATGQ from the coding sequence ATGCAATCGGTTATTCTGGTTATCCATATTCTGGCCGCCTGTGGTCTGGTCGCTTTTGTGCTACTACAGCAGGGTAAGGGGGCTGAAATGGGAGCCGCTTTTGGTAGTGGTGCCTCATCGACAGTCTTCGGTAGCCAGGGCTCTGCCTCATTTTTAACCCGTACCACGGCGATTCTCGCGACTGTTTTCTTTATTACCAGCTTGACGCTAGCCTACTTCTCCACTGGGAGTAAGGAGCGGGAGAGTGTGGTGGATAGGGTTAGCGATACGCCGACAGTGGTCGAGAGGAGGGTGGAAGATCTTCCCGTCACACCGACGGTGGAGGGGAAAGAGGGCGATATGCCACCCGCACTACCGGCAGCGGACGACTCTCAGCCCGCCGCTACCGGCCAATAG